The Flavobacteriales bacterium nucleotide sequence GAAGAAGAGGCCGTTAGCTTGAGCTGGCATCTTTCGCAATCTGAGAAAAAGCAGGTTCGCGAAGCACTTCGATCGGAAGAAAATCAACAGAAAATAAAAGGGCTGCTTCATTTGTTGAAATGATGGCTCAGTAGCTTCTTCGGAATAGCAAAGTCGACTTGTCAATCTGCGTATGAGGTCCCTAAGGTCGACTTTTCTAAATTTCATTATTTAAGGCTTAAGACCGGAACAATTGGATAGATTTGTTCTGGTCTTAAGCCTTGTTTATTGATGACTCTACTAAGTAATGATACCTGTACATCTTTATTTTTCTTGGCTAAGTGGGTCAGTGTGCTTTCATCGATGTAGTTATCGATTAATACAATGCTTGATTTCGCTGAGCGGATAATTTTAGAAGCCAATTCATAAGCATCAAATACTTGTCCGTTAAAAAACACACCCTGGGTGGGGATGTTGTCTTCGCTCTCTAAGGCTTTAAATACTTGCTCAAATTTTTGGTCGCTTTCTGCCAATTTTCGTTCTACGCCATCCATGCGTTGTAAAAGTCCACTATGGTTGGCTATAAGCTTTCGCATTTCGACAAAGGCATTGATGATTTGGATACTGACCTTGATGGCTGTTTCACTGCGCAAAACAGCGGAAAGCATGGCCACACCCTGCTCGGTAAAAGCGTAGGGATTATTGGATGAATGTTTCAGCGTTTCGAACCGGTCGCAATTTGCGACCGGTTCATTCTTTTCGCCTTCAGTAAGCTGAAAACGAAATGATTCAGGGAATCGCTCAATATTTCTTTTGACTTGCTCATTCAATCTTTTTACTTCAACCTGATACATCTCGGCCAGGTCACGATCAATCATCACCTGATTGTCCCGAATGGAGAATATGGGGCTTTCGATATGCTTTTGCGAAATGGCCAACTCTTTACTCATATCAAATCCGAAATTGAGTTTAAGATTTCTGCACTTTCATCATCCAAAGCTTTTATTTCTTTCAAGATTTCGTGTGGTTGGCGCAGTGGTGCTGCTTCTGGGGTATTTGGATTCTTCACACTTAGATCAAACGTGCTTTGGTCAACATCTTTGATATTCACTGTCCAAGAGTTACAGCTATCCCCAAAAGTCTGTTGCAATTCCGTAAATTCAGTCAAATTTTTTTCATTGAACGGATTGGTCTTGCCCAAATTTCGGTCGAGGTTCAATTGATAAAACCAAACCTTTTGTGTGGGCTTGCCTTTTTCAAAAAACAGCACTACGGTTTTCACACCTGCACCCGTAAAAGTGCCGCCTGGTAAATCCAAAACGGTGTACAGATTACAGTTTTGCAAGAGTTCTTTCCGCAGAGCAATACTGGCATTGTCGGTATTGCTTAAAAATGTGTTTTTAATCACCACACCTGCCTTGCCGCCTGCTTTCAGAATTTTAATGAAATGCTGGAAAAAGAG carries:
- a CDS encoding ORF6N domain-containing protein, encoding MSKELAISQKHIESPIFSIRDNQVMIDRDLAEMYQVEVKRLNEQVKRNIERFPESFRFQLTEGEKNEPVANCDRFETLKHSSNNPYAFTEQGVAMLSAVLRSETAIKVSIQIINAFVEMRKLIANHSGLLQRMDGVERKLAESDQKFEQVFKALESEDNIPTQGVFFNGQVFDAYELASKIIRSAKSSIVLIDNYIDESTLTHLAKKNKDVQVSLLSRVINKQGLRPEQIYPIVPVLSLK